The Treponema succinifaciens DSM 2489 region ATGGTTCGAGACCTTTCCTTTGTATCCGCTCACGCCCTGCGCGCTCACTCCGTTCATGTTGCCCAAAGTGATTCTGTAGCCGTCAGGCCGGATAAGAAGATTCCATGCGACCTGAACCTTGTCCTGCCCATAGCTGACAGAGCTGTTGTAGGTCGCGTAAAGGAGCGAGCCTTCGGGAATCAGGAGAAGCGAATGGTCGTAGCTTGAGTACACGTTCTGCGTCACTCTGGCAATCACAACGCCCGGATTGTCCGTGTTTATCGCCGTTACAAGCGCGCCCGAGATAATTGTTCCGTCCCAAAGCGTGTTGTACGGAAGGAACTGTCCGTTTCCAGTTCCGTTCCCCTGATTGTTGAAGAATTCCTCACGGTTGGACTGGTAAGCCGCGTTCTGGCTCTGGGGTGTGCCGCCGTAGCTTCCGCTAGAGCCGTAGAGTGAATTCTGAATCTGCTGTGTGCGCTGAATCTGCTGCGCTATGTATTCCTCCTTCGTCATTCTTGACGAGGCTGCCGTCTGCGGAAAATTTCCGTTCATGACCGCGCTCACAATATTGGAGTTCGCATTCGCCGCCGCATAGTCCTGTCCTGCGATTCCCTCTATCTTTCTGGGAGACTTTGAATTGCGTGTGTCCGGGCGGTCTGACTTTGCAGACGAGGACGAGCGGCTTCCGACTGGCGTTACCGGAGCTGTTCCGCTCTGTAGCTCAGGCGGCAGTGTCGAGAGGACTTCATCCGCGTCCTTCTCGCTCATCGGCTTGTCGTCTTTCTTTTCTTCCCCGAAAATCTGCTCCACATTCTCCTTGACTTCTGGAGCTTTCTCAGTCCTTTCCTTGAATTCAATCGCAATCTTGCTGCCGGCCTTGTCAAGCTCACGGCTCTGGACTTTCTTCTTTGACTTCGCCGAGCCTGCCGCCATCACGATAAGGAAAATCACCGCGACCCCTATAAAAATCAGCGCAAGTATATTACCCACGTTAAGCTCGCGCGCCTCGTCCTTTTCATCTTCAGGAGGAGGAAGCTCATCGTCCTCGCTCTCAATCTCGTCGTTTAGGTTCACAGGAGAGGCGTCAAGCTCAAGTTTTTCATCCTCATCGATATTATTTTCCACCTTGCGCTTCCTCCTCTTCTGCGGTGATTTTTTCCGCAATTTTCTGGCTTGTCTTTTTCTTCTCTATCACGACTTTCTGCTTTCCAAGACGGAGAGTGATTTTGTTCACAAGTCGCGGAACGACAAACACATTCTTCTTTACGGAATAGTTCTCTATCTCGTTCTTCTCGTTGAACAGGACAGGAAGCTTCTTCTGAAGCACAATATTGTCCACCTGAATGTAGGTTGACTGTCCATCATCGTAGACACGCTTTGGCAAAAATTCCGGCTTCTTGAACATCGAGTATTTCATTTTGTAGTCAAAGGACAAAAGCTCCGGGTTCGAGATTCTGATGAAGTCGTTCTCGACGGAGCGGCTTTTTTCCACCGACTTTTTCGCATAGACATTCCGTTTTCCAGGATATGTGAATTTCACAATCGCCATGTGGGTGTCGGCGAAGGACTTAACACGCAGGTGGTAGACACGGCGGTCTGTTATGATAATCAGACTTGAGTCAAGCTTTGAGTACGCCGGCTTCACAAAAAAATGCTGGATTTCCTCGCCTGTCTCCGGGTCAATCGAGACGCCTGCCGTAAGCTCCCACACGCTCTCATCCTCGGAGAAAAACGGAGTTCCTTTCACGGTCTCGCCACGCTCAAGGACAATATCTGTAAGGTGATATGGCTGGGCGTAAATTTCGTACACAAGATTCTCGTTATACTGATAGAAAAAAGTTCCGCTCTTGTAGTTCTCCGGTTTTACAGTCGCTTTCTTCTGGCTTGTCTTTACAGCGTCATAGCCTGTTTCAAACCCGCGCTCAAGCTCCGGAACGTCTTTCTGCTCAGGAATATAGACAGGACGGTCAACAAAAATAACTGTGTCCTCTATGTCCTGGACTTTCAGTTCCTCCTGCACATAGTAGCCGTTAAGCTCGGCTTCGTTCTTCTGCTCATCTTCCTCAAGCGATTCCGAGCCGCTGTTGTAAAAGTCCGTCTGGTTCACGCTCTTCTCAAGGTCTCTTGTCGTTGAACATGACAAGAGCAGAAATGTTGCTGCCACAACCGACACGTGTCGGTCGATTTTCTTTCTTGTTTTCATTTTGGTTCTCCTGAATAGACCTTTGTGTTTATTTCCTTCATATCGAATGCGGTTATATAGATTCCAAGAGGATTATCCTTTATATCCTCGTCGCTCGGCTGCAAGGTTTTCACGCTTATTACCGCGCGGTAGGTTACATTGCTCACGACAGAGCCTGAGACCTGCCGGGTCAGAACCTGATAGTCAATCTGATAGGAATCCTTGGAGAGCTTCAGCGGCTCGGTTTGAAAAAGCACTTCCCTTGTACGAGAACCGAAATATTCAAAAGGTTTCTCTTCTTTTACAAGGGATGAATATTTTGACGCTGTTGTGGAAGTCAGGATGTGATAGATTTTGCTGACAGATTTTTTCATCACGGTCTTGTCAGTTGAGAGCGTGTGGTAAAGATTCAGGAAGTCCTTGACCTGATACTGGACTGCGACTTCCGGGACATTGAAGTCCTGATAGTTTCTCCGCGAGACAGGACCGATATATGACGCCTGCCCGAAATCATTCATAGTCACAATCACAGGTATTGAGTCCGGCTGCGCGACCGCATACAGACTTATTCCGATTGATAGGAAAAATGCGAGGCAGGAAATGACAGCCACAATCCGAAGGATATGGTTTTCCCTGCGAATCTGTCCTGTAATCCAGTCGAAATGCTCAAGCTGCGGATAGAACGGTGTCTGGACTTTTCCGGCAGGAGGATATTGTTTTGTACTCATAAAGTATCTCCAAGGATGGGCGGGCAGATACTTTTGCTACAGATTACAAATTTTCAAGCCTATAGTCAATATTGAT contains the following coding sequences:
- a CDS encoding type IV secretion system protein, coding for MSTKQYPPAGKVQTPFYPQLEHFDWITGQIRRENHILRIVAVISCLAFFLSIGISLYAVAQPDSIPVIVTMNDFGQASYIGPVSRRNYQDFNVPEVAVQYQVKDFLNLYHTLSTDKTVMKKSVSKIYHILTSTTASKYSSLVKEEKPFEYFGSRTREVLFQTEPLKLSKDSYQIDYQVLTRQVSGSVVSNVTYRAVISVKTLQPSDEDIKDNPLGIYITAFDMKEINTKVYSGEPK
- a CDS encoding TrbI/VirB10 family protein, whose product is MENNIDEDEKLELDASPVNLNDEIESEDDELPPPEDEKDEARELNVGNILALIFIGVAVIFLIVMAAGSAKSKKKVQSRELDKAGSKIAIEFKERTEKAPEVKENVEQIFGEEKKDDKPMSEKDADEVLSTLPPELQSGTAPVTPVGSRSSSSAKSDRPDTRNSKSPRKIEGIAGQDYAAANANSNIVSAVMNGNFPQTAASSRMTKEEYIAQQIQRTQQIQNSLYGSSGSYGGTPQSQNAAYQSNREEFFNNQGNGTGNGQFLPYNTLWDGTIISGALVTAINTDNPGVVIARVTQNVYSSYDHSLLLIPEGSLLYATYNSSVSYGQDKVQVAWNLLIRPDGYRITLGNMNGVSAQGVSGYKGKVSNHPWATMKALGMIAVYSMIQTDMSKSINSQNNEYIQNAMTDVWAQSSKIGNKIIDRALDIKPTIRIDSGREIKLITNVPLELPPCKVNQAERKYVRTR
- a CDS encoding TrbG/VirB9 family P-type conjugative transfer protein, with protein sequence MKTRKKIDRHVSVVAATFLLLSCSTTRDLEKSVNQTDFYNSGSESLEEDEQKNEAELNGYYVQEELKVQDIEDTVIFVDRPVYIPEQKDVPELERGFETGYDAVKTSQKKATVKPENYKSGTFFYQYNENLVYEIYAQPYHLTDIVLERGETVKGTPFFSEDESVWELTAGVSIDPETGEEIQHFFVKPAYSKLDSSLIIITDRRVYHLRVKSFADTHMAIVKFTYPGKRNVYAKKSVEKSRSVENDFIRISNPELLSFDYKMKYSMFKKPEFLPKRVYDDGQSTYIQVDNIVLQKKLPVLFNEKNEIENYSVKKNVFVVPRLVNKITLRLGKQKVVIEKKKTSQKIAEKITAEEEEAQGGK